The proteins below are encoded in one region of Sulfolobus sp. A20:
- a CDS encoding MFS transporter: MDYDSKVAYMLINVFYQLVIGMIYPLLPLFMKSIGISIIVISIVISGISIISFASSIIIGYFYDRIKGKRNGMIMGIMGELILIFLSLFYRLILAFPLLGFTISAMYPMIMVSASEGTEAEKRFGFFWLGGSIGWSIGTGITGIVFKTLGINYIFGISAIFYAIMVYLSLSQYSSKTKVVSGNTPVPISQMITIISFLGIFVLFSIDTIKNLYLPTYYTFDLGVSLPLSTLTLSVEAILEIPSILFFTYLISKKVKNSKVFSLSFMLASLYLLLNYIAFNTISAFIAMSFYCLVWGSFIVSSSIIVANLSQKFRGLGFGIFNSLYPLSGIITPLYMGVMIKTLGYKQSLLYLSLIPLLVGIFYYLIQYENKVK, from the coding sequence GTGGACTATGATAGTAAAGTAGCGTACATGCTAATAAACGTTTTTTATCAGCTAGTTATTGGAATGATATATCCCTTATTACCTCTTTTTATGAAATCGATTGGAATAAGTATTATTGTGATTAGTATTGTTATTTCTGGAATATCGATTATATCCTTTGCCTCATCAATAATTATCGGTTATTTTTACGATAGAATAAAGGGAAAGAGAAATGGTATGATAATGGGTATAATGGGTGAACTAATATTAATATTTTTATCGTTATTTTATCGTTTAATACTTGCTTTTCCATTATTAGGTTTCACTATATCAGCTATGTATCCTATGATCATGGTCTCAGCTTCTGAAGGAACTGAGGCTGAGAAGAGGTTTGGTTTCTTTTGGTTAGGCGGATCAATAGGATGGTCTATAGGTACTGGAATAACGGGAATTGTTTTTAAGACCTTAGGTATTAACTATATTTTTGGCATATCAGCCATCTTTTATGCAATTATGGTATATCTTAGCTTATCTCAGTATAGTAGTAAAACCAAAGTAGTAAGTGGAAACACGCCCGTACCCATTAGTCAAATGATTACGATAATCTCGTTTTTAGGAATATTTGTCCTCTTCTCAATAGATACTATTAAAAACCTCTATTTGCCTACCTACTATACCTTTGACTTAGGAGTTAGTTTACCCCTATCTACACTTACATTAAGTGTTGAGGCTATACTAGAAATACCATCGATCCTTTTCTTTACCTATTTGATTTCAAAGAAAGTAAAGAATTCAAAGGTATTCTCATTAAGTTTTATGCTTGCCTCTCTTTACCTCTTACTAAATTACATTGCATTTAATACTATTTCAGCATTTATAGCTATGTCATTTTATTGTCTAGTTTGGGGAAGTTTCATCGTATCAAGTAGTATAATTGTGGCAAACTTAAGTCAGAAGTTTAGAGGTTTAGGATTTGGAATCTTTAATTCTCTATATCCATTATCCGGTATTATTACACCCCTATACATGGGAGTTATGATAAAGACTTTGGGATATAAGCAATCTCTTCTCTATTTATCCCTTATTCCCTTACTAGTTGGAATATTTTATTACCTTATTCAATATGAAAATAAAGTAAAATGA
- a CDS encoding rhodanese-like domain-containing protein gives MQVVEQYASPFYKNIIDLPPSMVRKLWKKNQVIILDVRTPEEYEDHHIPGALLVPLDYLEILAKYIPQHKDVAVFCEHGNRARYATYGMPHIYKRRAYYVIGGMALWMAMGYEVERGMDENGIKWQEWLEKEFNQ, from the coding sequence ATGCAAGTGGTAGAGCAATACGCCTCACCATTTTATAAAAACATAATTGATTTACCTCCATCGATGGTAAGAAAGTTGTGGAAGAAAAATCAAGTAATAATATTAGATGTTAGAACACCAGAAGAATATGAAGATCATCACATACCCGGGGCATTATTAGTACCGTTAGACTACTTGGAAATATTGGCAAAGTATATTCCCCAACATAAGGACGTAGCAGTGTTCTGTGAGCATGGGAATAGGGCAAGATATGCGACTTATGGAATGCCACATATTTATAAGAGAAGGGCTTATTACGTGATAGGAGGAATGGCTCTATGGATGGCTATGGGGTATGAGGTTGAAAGAGGAATGGATGAGAACGGAATAAAATGGCAGGAGTGGTTAGAAAAAGAATTTAATCAGTAA
- a CDS encoding 2-keto-4-pentenoate hydratase, producing the protein MNKAEMLFEAYKNRREIEPFPLEKDEALQVYNEFSRMLVENEGLGGYKIALQGKAIGVLTKPMITFNNEIDLWFKTHKLEVEIIALVKNGKVEKTFLGLEIPATRFNTWDLGEHYIIADDAFAGRLYVGKQIEPPFGTFKLIINDEFVAEGGPTYNPSDVVKPNMEGYVSLGVFIGPYKISKGDKVRVEGKKTITVKFS; encoded by the coding sequence ATGAATAAAGCTGAGATGCTCTTTGAAGCGTATAAGAATAGAAGAGAAATTGAGCCTTTTCCTCTTGAGAAAGATGAGGCATTGCAAGTATATAATGAATTCTCTAGAATGTTAGTAGAGAATGAAGGTTTAGGTGGATATAAAATCGCTCTACAAGGTAAGGCAATTGGTGTATTAACAAAACCCATGATCACGTTTAACAACGAGATTGACTTATGGTTTAAGACTCATAAATTGGAGGTTGAGATAATAGCTCTAGTAAAGAATGGTAAAGTAGAGAAGACGTTTCTAGGTCTTGAGATACCTGCTACTAGGTTTAATACATGGGATTTAGGGGAACATTATATCATAGCAGATGACGCATTTGCAGGAAGATTGTATGTAGGTAAGCAGATAGAGCCACCTTTTGGAACGTTTAAGTTAATAATCAACGATGAGTTCGTAGCTGAAGGAGGTCCTACTTATAATCCTTCTGATGTAGTTAAACCTAACATGGAGGGTTACGTCTCCTTAGGAGTGTTCATAGGACCTTATAAGATAAGTAAGGGAGATAAAGTAAGGGTTGAAGGAAAGAAGACGATAACAGTGAAGTTTTCATAA